Part of the Streptococcus ilei genome is shown below.
CTGCATATCACGAGCCGGGTGATCCTTTGGCAAGTTCATGCGTTCAAAGTTGTAGTAGTCTTTTTCGACTTCAAAGCCATCTACGACTTGGTAGCCCATCCCGATAAAGATATCTTCGATTTCTTCACTGGTTTGGGTCAAGACATGACGGTGACCACTTGCAACTGGACGTCCAGGAAGGGTCACGTCGATACTTTCACTAGCCAATTTAGCTTGAACTTTCTTTTCTTCCAAGAGCTTGGCTGTTTCTTCAAAGGCAGCAGTCAAGACATCACGGGCTTCATTAACATGTTTCCCGATGACCGGACGCATCTCAGCAGAGACATCTTTCATCCCTTTGAGGATCTCGGTTAGCGACCCTTTCTTCCCAAGGACAGAGACGCGTAGCTCTTGCATCTCTTTTTTATTTTCAGCAGAGATCTGCTTCAAGGCTGCCAGCGTTTCTTCCCGAAGCGCTTTTAGTTGTTCTTCAATCGTTGACATATTTCCTCCATCATGGTCTTCACTCAGACATAGAAAAAACCACGTGCCACACCCATATTCGGAGCGTTGACACGCGGTACCATCCGTTTTTTATCTGAAACTCAGACCTTAATTTCTAAATCCTTGCGCAAGTGAATTCACTCAGCTTTCATGCAAAGAGCTTTCAGTCACGGCTCTTCTCCCTGTTGCACTTCCCTTGAGGTACTAGTCTTGCAGATTTCTATTCAGTTACATTCTAGTTTAGCAGATTTTACAAAAAATGACAAGTGAAGCCTGTTTTTCTTCACTTGCCATTCTTGTTATTCGTTTGGTTTTTATTCGATGACTTGTCCAGCTTCTTTCAAGACAGATTCTGGAATGGTAATGCCTAATTCTTCAGCCACTTTTTTGTTAATGACAGACTTACCATCTGTGAAGATTTCAACAGGTGTGTCAGCTGGTTTTTGACCCTTTAAGATCTTCGCAGCCATTTTACCAGTTGCCACTCCAAGATCATGTTGGTCTACGACCACAGATCCTAAACCACCTGCTTCGACCATGGCCGTTGCACTTGGGAAGATTGGTTTTTTAGCTGTTTTGTTTGCTTCGACTACCGTTGAGAAGGCTGATGCAATGGTGTTATCGATTGGAACCCAGATAGCATCCACTTTACCAGTCATGACAGAAACCGTTGAAGCAATTTCATTTGTAGAAGGGACTGAATAAGGAACTACTTTGTAGCCTGCTTTTTCAGCCAATTTTGTAAATTCTTCTACTTGGGTTTTAGAATTATCTTCACTGGTTGAGTAAAGAACCCCGATTGTTTTCACGTTTGGAGTCAACTCTTTGATTAACTTCAACTGTTGTTCCGTTGGATTGTGGTCAGATACTCCTGTGATATTACCACCTGGTTTTTTCAAATCTTTGACCAAGTTAGCGCCGACTGGGTCTGTGATAGCACCCATGACGATTGGTTTGTCCTTAGTCGCACTAGCCAAACCTTGAGCAGATGGGGTTGCGATTCCGATCAAGACGTCATTGTTGTTTTGGACCAATTGTTTGCTCATGGTAGCAACCTTGTTTTGGTCTCCTTCTGCATTGAGGAATTCGATCTCAATCTTGTCCTTGTCGTAGCCTTCTTCAGCCAAGCCATCTTGAATCCCCTTGTAGATTTCGTCTAGCGATGGGTGGCTGACTAACTGCAAGACACCTACTTTTACCTTTTTAGTTCCATCTGTTTTATTCGCATCATTTTTATTGGTTAGCATTGGATAAACAACAGCTACCAAAATAACAGCTAGTAAAGCACCAATCATTCCCAATACACGTTTGTTTTTCATATTTTTTACCTCAATCATTTATTTTTTCGTTTTCTTGAATCTTTGTTAGAGACTGAGTCGCCATCGTTTCTTCATCTTCTTTTCTCCCTTCTTTCTTGAAACAAAAAACACGCCCACACATAGCGAAAGCTATGTGAGGACGTGTCATCGCGGTGCCACCTCACTTATGGGAAAATGGATAAACTCCTCCCACATCTCTGTCTTGTCTAGCAACAAGTTGCACGATAAGGTGTGCCGACCGAATTTTTATTGTTTCAAATTCATCTCATCATTAGTCCAATTTCATAAATGTCCACTACCCACTTTCACCAACCGTGAGCTCTCTAATAAATTTTCATTTACTACTTTTCTAATTGAATCCATTGTAAATGTTTCTGTAAGCCTTGTCAATACTTTTTTATGTTTTTTTTGAAAACGTTCGTCATTTCCTGAAATTCTTTTCCTAGTGAGGTTGTTTTTGCAAAATGTTTGTCCTTCTTCTTCCTAGGTTTTCAGTCACTTTTTTGATATAATTTACTAGAACTAGTCTAGAATGTTGAGGAAACCCATGTCTTTTGATGGATTTTTTTTACACCATATGGTGGATGAATTACAAAGCGAACTCTTAAATGGTCGCATCCAAAAAATTAACCAACCCTTTGAACAAGAGTTGGTTTTACAAATTCGTAGCAACCGCAAGAATCAAAAACTCTTGCTTTCTTCTCACTCTGTTTTTGGACGGATCCAACGGACCCAGACCAACTTCGAGAATCCTGCCTTCCCCAATACCTTTATCATGGTCATGCGCAAGTATCTCCAAGGAGCAGTCATTGAGCAGATCCAGCAAGTGGAGAATGACCGCATCTTAGAAATCGCTGTCTCTAATAAAAATGAAATTGGAGATGATATCTCTGTGACTTTGATTATTGAAATCATGGGCAAGCACAGCAATATCATTCTTCTGGACAAGGCAACTGGAAAAATTATCGAAGCAATCAAACATGTTGGCTTCTCTCAAAATAGCTACCGGACCATTTTGCCAGGCTCGACCTATCTAGCTCCTCCAAAAACCGATGCGGCCAACCCTTTTACAATCAAGGACGAAGCATTATTCGCCTTTCTCCACCGGGAAGAGTTGACACCTAAAAACCTTCAAACTCATTTCCAGGGTCTTGGTCGAGATACTGCTCAAGAATTGGCCAGTCGATTAGAAACTGGAGAAAAATTAAAAACCTTCCGAGCATTCTTTGAAGCTCCAACAGATCCTCGTCTAACGAAAAAATCCTTTGCTGCTCTCACTTTTGCTGATAGCCAGGAGGAAACCTTTGAGACCTTATCGGATCTACTCGACCACTATTACTTGGATAAGGCCGAGCGCGACCGGGTCCAACAACAAGCTGGAGAACTCATCCGCAAGGTGGACAATGAACTAGAAAAAAACCGGAAAAAGTTGGCCAAACAGGAAGCTGAACTAGCAGCGACAGAAAATGCCGAAGACTTCCGGCAAAAAGGGGAGCTTCTCACCACCTTCCTCCATCAAGTCCCAAATGATCAAGATCAGGTCACCTTGGACAACTACTATACCAACCAACCTATAACCATTGCCTTGGATAAGGCTTTGACCCCCAGTCAAAATGCGCAACGCTACTTCAAGCGTTACCAGAAGTTAAAAGAAGCTGTTAAACATTTGACCTCTCTCATCCAGGAAACCAAGGAAACCATCTCCTACCTGGAAACAGTCGAAACAGCTCTAGCCCAAGCAAGCCTTTCTGAAGTCGCCGAGATTCGAGAAGAGCTGATCCAAACAGGCTTTATCAAACGACGCAACCGAGAAAAGATCCACAAACGCAAAAAACCAGAGAAGTATTTAGCTTCTGACGGAAAAACCATTATCTTGGTCGGCCGAAACAATCTTCAAAACGAAGAATTGACCTTTAAGATGGCTAAGAAAGATGAACTCTGGTTCCACGCCAAGGATATTCCAGGTAGTCACGTGGTTATTACTGGTAACCTCAATCCTTCAGATGAGGTCAAGACAGATGCAGCTGAGCTAGCGGCCTATTTCTCTAAGGGACGCCTCTCTAATCTGGTCCAAGTCGACATGATTGAAACCAAGAAACTTAACAAACCGACCGGAGGAAAACCTGGATTTGTAACCTATACTGGTCAGAAAACACTACGGGTCACTCCTGAAGAAGAAAAAATTAAATCTATGAAACTCGCAGATGAATGACAAAAAGAGAGTGGGACAGAAATCGGTAATTCGTTAGAATTCGATTTCGTCTTCACACC
Proteins encoded:
- the trpX gene encoding tryptophan ABC transporter substrate-binding protein, whose protein sequence is MIEVKNMKNKRVLGMIGALLAVILVAVVYPMLTNKNDANKTDGTKKVKVGVLQLVSHPSLDEIYKGIQDGLAEEGYDKDKIEIEFLNAEGDQNKVATMSKQLVQNNNDVLIGIATPSAQGLASATKDKPIVMGAITDPVGANLVKDLKKPGGNITGVSDHNPTEQQLKLIKELTPNVKTIGVLYSTSEDNSKTQVEEFTKLAEKAGYKVVPYSVPSTNEIASTVSVMTGKVDAIWVPIDNTIASAFSTVVEANKTAKKPIFPSATAMVEAGGLGSVVVDQHDLGVATGKMAAKILKGQKPADTPVEIFTDGKSVINKKVAEELGITIPESVLKEAGQVIE
- a CDS encoding Rqc2 family fibronectin-binding protein, coding for MSFDGFFLHHMVDELQSELLNGRIQKINQPFEQELVLQIRSNRKNQKLLLSSHSVFGRIQRTQTNFENPAFPNTFIMVMRKYLQGAVIEQIQQVENDRILEIAVSNKNEIGDDISVTLIIEIMGKHSNIILLDKATGKIIEAIKHVGFSQNSYRTILPGSTYLAPPKTDAANPFTIKDEALFAFLHREELTPKNLQTHFQGLGRDTAQELASRLETGEKLKTFRAFFEAPTDPRLTKKSFAALTFADSQEETFETLSDLLDHYYLDKAERDRVQQQAGELIRKVDNELEKNRKKLAKQEAELAATENAEDFRQKGELLTTFLHQVPNDQDQVTLDNYYTNQPITIALDKALTPSQNAQRYFKRYQKLKEAVKHLTSLIQETKETISYLETVETALAQASLSEVAEIREELIQTGFIKRRNREKIHKRKKPEKYLASDGKTIILVGRNNLQNEELTFKMAKKDELWFHAKDIPGSHVVITGNLNPSDEVKTDAAELAAYFSKGRLSNLVQVDMIETKKLNKPTGGKPGFVTYTGQKTLRVTPEEEKIKSMKLADE